The Bacillus sp. Y1 genome has a window encoding:
- a CDS encoding acyl-CoA reductase — MELKIGFVPSIIAPFYEERTFDSLTLLVPKLTSAELKQVVLHLRQQQIKLKARKTSDIIDILDQAIQLWLDPNYHNRKLAEELLPIVTGYDSEMIRVFLHSYLRSFRKEKLQRMVEVDFPNPLVLDDFRPRSSGGLTRAYGPELITHVFSGNVPALPLWSLVSGLLVKSSTLGKLSSSEPLFPSLFVETLREIDRDLAESISIIWWKGGEEELERIAFSSSEAVIAYGSEKSIDSIRKKVPPHVNLHAHGHKLSAGFIAKDCLQRVLVNETARKAAKDASQFDQQACLSPHVFFVEEKGNVSVLEFASLLAQEMNNYEVKMPRARLSEQENQAIIQARSTFQFQAFQTKEIALFESENSTSWTVVYDKKATSFPISPLNRFVYVIPVKSVEDVPSYLHEVRGLLQTVGVACTPNNFRSIIEVLGQCGVNRVTFLGKMGEPEPGWHHDGRPHLADLVRWVDVEASVEIEMDAYDPNRI, encoded by the coding sequence ATGGAACTAAAAATTGGTTTTGTCCCAAGCATAATCGCACCATTTTATGAAGAACGAACGTTTGATTCTCTAACACTTCTTGTACCAAAACTTACGAGTGCGGAACTAAAACAAGTCGTTTTACATCTAAGACAGCAGCAAATAAAGCTAAAAGCTCGAAAAACGAGTGACATTATTGACATCCTTGATCAGGCCATTCAACTCTGGCTTGACCCGAACTATCACAATCGAAAACTAGCGGAAGAGCTTCTTCCAATTGTAACGGGATATGACTCGGAAATGATACGTGTGTTTTTACATTCGTATTTACGATCCTTTCGTAAAGAAAAACTGCAAAGAATGGTTGAGGTGGATTTCCCCAATCCTCTTGTCCTTGACGACTTTCGTCCACGGTCATCAGGAGGCTTAACAAGAGCCTATGGACCCGAGCTCATTACGCATGTGTTTTCCGGAAATGTTCCTGCCCTACCGTTATGGAGTTTAGTGAGTGGTCTTTTAGTTAAGTCTAGTACACTTGGGAAGCTCTCCTCCTCCGAGCCTTTGTTTCCCTCACTGTTTGTTGAAACATTGAGAGAGATTGATAGAGACTTGGCGGAATCCATCAGCATCATTTGGTGGAAAGGTGGAGAAGAAGAATTAGAGCGTATTGCATTCTCTTCGTCAGAAGCAGTGATCGCATACGGAAGCGAGAAGTCCATTGATTCGATTAGAAAAAAAGTTCCACCTCACGTTAATCTACATGCACACGGTCATAAATTGAGTGCTGGTTTTATTGCAAAAGACTGCTTACAGCGCGTTCTCGTAAACGAAACTGCCAGGAAGGCCGCGAAGGATGCTTCTCAATTTGATCAACAAGCCTGTCTTTCTCCTCATGTCTTTTTTGTCGAGGAAAAGGGGAATGTTTCAGTACTTGAATTTGCTAGTTTGCTTGCGCAAGAAATGAATAATTATGAAGTGAAAATGCCAAGGGCTAGATTAAGCGAACAGGAAAATCAAGCGATCATTCAGGCACGCTCAACCTTTCAATTTCAAGCTTTTCAAACGAAAGAAATAGCTCTTTTCGAAAGCGAGAATAGCACTTCCTGGACGGTTGTTTACGATAAGAAAGCGACTTCGTTTCCGATATCGCCACTAAACCGCTTTGTGTATGTGATTCCCGTTAAGTCCGTTGAGGATGTACCTTCCTATCTACATGAAGTACGAGGATTATTACAGACCGTTGGGGTAGCCTGCACTCCAAACAACTTTCGTTCCATCATAGAAGTACTCGGGCAATGTGGAGTCAATCGAGTTACCTTTTTAGGCAAAATGGGAGAACCAGAACCTGGTTGGCATCATGATGGGAGACCTCATTTAGCCGATTTGGTTCGTTGGGTCGACGTGGAGGCTAGCGTAGAAATCGAAATGGATGCGTATGATCCGAACCGAATATAA